The region AGTTGGAGGCTCTGCGTTCAATTTATGAAGGGGACGACTGCTTCAAGGAACTTGGTCCGGTTTCATTCCAGTTCATGGTAATTCGTGCAGTTAGTTGGACTTGTAATCATAAGACGGTTTCAAGTTCCCCCTTTGTCTCATAAACATGTATTACCTTTAATATTTAGAACAATGATTTTAAAATGGCGATAAAATCCTCATTTTACAAATGGGTGTTTCTCTTTatttaaatagctattttcTATTTAAATAAGGTGGTTTGGTATGTACAATAGTTATTAATATTGCATATGATTCTTATTAACGCAGTGCTTGTGATTACTGGCATGTCCGTATTCATATTCCATGATGATATTTATTGTGTTTGACAACCCTCTTGTGGTTTATGCAGGTAGGAAACCATAACGAATCCAATTCATTCCTGTTGGATGTCTCGTGGCCAGAGACTTATCCTGAAACTGCACCTCAAATATCCCTAGATGCCTTTTTCAATAACAGAATGTAAGGAATTCTCGTTATAGTATTTGCACATGTTCAATGTTTTCTTATTGTTTGCCACACCTATGTTACTGGCAAATTGAGTTGAGTCCTCTATTAATATCACATTTTCCAATGTGTAATCCATGGTCTTCCAACCTCAATTCATGAGGGGTTACAAAGCATATATTTGCTTTTACATGTATTGCAGTCTTGAAGGCCAGTGGTGTGATGTGAGTTATGATGACCCTTTATGAAACTGACACTTTGCAGCACCGTCTTTCCATTCTGAGCTGAGTTTGTCATAATCTTTAGCTCCCTGGAGACCAAGCAGCTAATAATGTCAAAGTTATACGAACAAGTGGAGGTGAACCTGGGCACTGCCATGATGTACACGCTGTTTGAGTGGGCCAAGGAGAACCAGACCACGCTCATGGAGAATCACCAGCCTGCAGTGTCTGCTGTGGTCAGTCAACTAGTTCCTCTTCACCAGAACCGCTTCGGGCCTGTTGTAATGGCCATTGGATAATGAGTGTGTTTCTAATCAGGTGTCTTCACCGATGAAGCACAATGTTTTCTGTGTGCTGAACTGGTTCCGTTTAactagttttgtttgtttgtttttgttttttttacaaattcAGACCCTGACTTCTAGCAGTGATGCCAATAGCCCTGTCTCAGTCATTaagaaaaaggagaagaaagaaCAACTCACAAAAGCACAGAAGCGTAAAATGATAGGAAGGACAGGTAAAGACACGAGTGATGAATGAGTGATGAATCTACTCGGTAAAGACACTGGAGTGATGAATGAGTGATGAATCTACTCGGTAAAGACACTGGAGTGATGAATGAGTGATAAATCTACTCGGTTGTATGGGCATTTTGGCTTGGTGACTGAATGAAATGCAGTTGGACCTGTTGAATTCACTTTTGCAATCCACAGATAACAAGGGTGAACTGCCAAGAGGCTGGAACTGGGTTGATGTTATCAAGGTAGTTTGTGTTTTGGTTACATTATCCTTGTATGCGCTTGTATTATTTAAGTTAAACTGCCAATTAAATGCACAAATGTTGACTGCGTGTTCTGTTTTTCTCTGCTGCTACGTTGCCGTTGCTTAATTTCCCCATCAGCATGTGAGTATGCCTTTAAGTGTTGTTTTTTCAGTTAAGACACCAATGTGTTCGTTTTATTTCAGTCATTACTCATGTATGAtcggtttttctttttttttttttaaacacacctcTGTTGGCCATCTGACATGTTTCTGACTACTTTCACAGCTGAGCAAAACAGGAGGAAAAGAGGATGGCTAAATGGACCGCTCTAGAGGACTGGATGGGCTGCAGGAGAGATGAAGGGGATGggcggatggatggatggatgcttGGATGGATATGGAAAGTTTAACATATCTTGATTTTAAAGGAAATCGAAATTGGGCCCTCTGGCAGTGGTGTGAAGCCACCTGAGGCTTGTTGGTGCCgctgagacacagacacaagatGCTGCCCTTTTCCACAAGGAAAAGACCAAAGTTACCAAAGCGGTAGTCACACAAGGAGCCAAACGGCCATTAATACAGCCTGGAGATTgtggcgtgggggggggggcatgctgACGGCAGGGTGGAGTCTCCTCGCTGGGAGTACACGGCCGTTTGGAGCATAAGCGGCGGCTCTCCTCGAGGGCGCAGGCAGAACGGTAGCgctggtgtttggtggtgtgttgTGATTTGATTTGGTGATCCTTGGTTTGCATTTCTACCCTTTTTATTAGCCCATCACATCCTTTTTTGGTTATTTATTGCGCTTGTCTTGATAAAATATAAAGTCTCTTTGAAGGTTTTCCATTTGTCTGTTACTTTCTTGACATAAAAACCTCATGAAAATTTCGAGTTGTGTCTTTATTTTATGCAAATGATAAAAAAATGTCTGACCTTCTTATCAGAAGCGAGTTTGTTTATGGAGTTTAACAATAGACAGTTTATAAGCTCTCGTTGCATTTGCACCTCAGGGTAGTGAGCTGGCTTCCAAAATCTACCTGAACTTGAAAGTGCAGTTATAATGAGCCTTTATAAAATGATATACATCATTGTGTAAAATGGCCAATTGAAAGAAATCTGACCTGATTAAAGACATGTTACACAATGTATTCCACCCTACCTAATGTCACATAATGGTGAAGCAAGTAAAGGGTGTAATCTTGAAGCAAGCCTTCCTGGAATAGCTCGTGAAATTACAGAGAGCAGTGGTGTTTAAACTTAAGGCCCCAAACGTTCAGGTCCTACAGTTTTAATATCTTTCATATACCCGAGGAGCCACATTAAGAACCGGATTTGGGTTGGTGGTTGAGTTTGTCACACCACCGCTATGGACAACCGTCACATATCGGTctgactacatttcccatgatGCATCGGGGAAACTTCCGCCCGACGCTTCGCACGAAATCCTCGACACCATCTGTAGTTGTGGCGGAACACATTTCCCTCCTTTCAGTTTGCTCTTACACACGCCCGTCTCCAAATAATCCCCTGGTCACAAACACTATTTATTCTCTAAGTGACTCGTAAGTCAAAAAAGAGTCCCGAAGTGCAGCCGTGAAGCTGCCAGGCCCGTCCTGACGTTAGGACCGGGGTGTCCCCCCCCCGCCCTGCCAAGAATGAGGAAACGAGCGAGTCGCCGGATATTCAGACCCAGCGGAGCTCACACACGCCTCGCCGAACCCAGGACACTCGGGCGGCTCTCCTGCCCGCTCCAGTCCACCCTAGATCCACAGGCGGCCTTCCGAGACACATGGCGAATTCTCTACAAAACCCCAGAGCGCAAAGTAAGTGACAAGTTATTAATATTCTTGAGACACAAACAAACGTGGAAGTTCGAGACCACATAGTGATGTACTGGGTCAGGACGGACCTGGTCCTGTGTGATGGTCGGgctggtgcagtgtgtgtgtgtgcaggctgtgTTCTGTACTTCTGGACACCGAGGTGGGCAACGCAGCCAGAAAGTTCAGTGTTCACCTGCAGAGATGCTCCTACCTGCATCTTCATCGCTGCCCAGTTGTGTTGAGATGTTCTCCAGGCTCCTCTAAATCATGTTGTGTTGTAATGCTGTATATGATATCCATGTCCCTATCTATGTGTCAATAAGCCGATGCACATCTTAGCAGTCATTTTAGGAGTAAGGGAAACCCTGTCTTAACTTGCTGTACTGTTATGGTGTTATGTAACAAGTCCAGATCATGCCCCGTGTTGGCTGTCTCTTCCTGTGGAGTGGAGCCCAACCTTGACTGTTCCTGTGTTGGGGCCATTCAAATAGGTGTAGGCTCATGTGGATTATGATCTAAAAGCCTCTGGTCTCCGTGTGCTTTGAATAACGCCCAAAACCCGTAAcaaaggagatggagagatagaaagTCCCTGCTCTTTGTGGCTTTCTGACTAGGTGGGATCTCGTCGTCCTGTTGTTGAGTACCTTTTATAAGCTTTACCTTCATAGCAAATGAGACTGATGAGTGTATCAGAATGCAACGTTACCTCAGTAGCCTGTGGCGGATGGCTGACTTTGTTCCAAGTGTGCGTaaggtttgtgtttgtttaattaaaacgtaaatgtaaatttaaataTGGGATCTTGGTTTGTTTGGAGTAGTTACATCCAAGTCTGGTTAgacttactgtgtgtgtgtgtgtgtgtgtgtgtgtgtgtgtgtgtgtgtgtgtgtgtgtgtgtgtgtgtgtgtgattttggatcctggtccttcatcagctgtgcaagcaaaccgaagcaaagtgcttctgaagtaATATGAGGAGGAACGGTTTATAAATGGAAAAAGTCGATTCATTCCATGAGGTGTTGTATATTAATTATAATTCGAGAATCCCCGACTTGACCTGTGCGGTGTCTTCCCCTCACATTCGGGTTCTGTACTAGAGGTCTGGTAGTGTGCACTCTTCTGGCCGGAGATCTCTGATGTTGTTCTGATATCTGCTGGAGccattctctctcccccccccagtTAGGTGGATTAATGGAAAACTTCATTGCAATTTTCagattctttctttccttcttgtgttgttgtgtttctCTTGTGTGCTTGTGGGAtgctcccccccccaaaactaacCCACAAACAGAACCTTATCACTGTTGCGTTTAAGAGTGCGGGAGCGTGTAGTTCTCTTTGTGACTGTGCAGTTGAAGTCTATACATTTGTTGGCAGGGATGTCCTCGTTTGCATGAGGTGTGCAGTGGCGAGCAGGGCGGGTCACGCGTGCAGGTGTCACCAACATTCAGGGACAGAGGGGCCAACAGTAAACTGGTTCTGAGTGGCTCTGGCTTTaggggtgtgggagggggaatgtgatAACTGGCAAAGTTCACACTGACCGGCTGAATTTTTGTAGCACTTGCATACAGTTTGattttttgaagaatgaacccTGTCCTGTCTTGTCCTTTGACAGAGATCCAGGATTGCGGTGATGGTATATTTTGCTGAAGGAATTTTCGCTAagtagttagtgtgtgtgtgtgtgtgtgtgcttgcgctcatctgtctgtctgctggtTCTGTGGGAGGGAATGACCTCTCTCACAGAACGGGGAAGACACAGGGGACCTGTGGCTCTGTCACTGTCACAGGAAGTTGGGAGATCCGAACTTTAAATACAGAGATGTGAAGTGTGAATAGAATCTGGCCCTCAGTAATAAtacggagaggaagagagacagacagacagcgagggagggacacagagaggaggaggagagagagatagagagaagaaAGGGGAAAAGCAGCTATTTCTGGAAAGTCACTGTTATTTCCTGAGTCAGCACTGTATTTAGTTCCATCAGTACACTGTAACACTGCTCTTCAGCCccatctatcacacacacatatctctcTGTGACTCttatctcaaacacacacacacacacacacacacacacacagacacgttgTCTGAATCTCTCAGACTTGTATCCTACCTCAGTGTCTCAGTAAACTGTTAGTATTGTCATTGTTTATCTCCATGTTTTCACCCTAATGACCTGTTGTGAGTGTACCTGTTGTCATGGCAGCAGTATTACTCTGGGAATACTCTGTTCCACTTCTGACAACCACTTGCCACTTAATAATGTTTCAACCTCCACATTCTACCTTGTTGGGTCCCTTTTTTAATGTATATACAATATCTGCTCTAGAAAGGTGAGGTAATATTTTAAAGTCATGTTTCTGAGAGGCAATATTTTGCGCCGTATGTGAAGAATATACCAACACGGTCTTAACATGAAATGAGCTGTGGTTGAATCTGCTTCCTGCCTGCAGACAACAGCACGGCGGCTGACCCGCACCCGGACAGCCATGCCAACGTGGCCTTCGTGCTGGTGCCCGTCTTCTTCCTCCTGGGCCTCCTGGGTATGCTCATCTGTCACGTGTTGAAGAGGAAGGGCTACCGCTGCACCACGGACGCCGAGCAGGACGAGGGcagcgaggaagaggagaagcagCTGGATCAAGGAGGTTGGTAGGCGGGACGGGGGCGGGGCTTGTTTTGGGGCGCTGGCGATGGTCCGCTGGTAATTCGTAGGGAGTCCCCACCTGCCAGTGCTTGTGTTCTGCGTATTCATGCAGGCGAGGAACCGTAGAGGAATGAACTGAGGAACATTGAGGCCTTGGTGTGAAAAATCACAAGGTTTGACTCTTCTTACCGACACTAGTTCCCTTTCCTGCGTTAGTGACTGTATGTACTCCACGTATGTCGCAGTGAATTAATGGATCTAGCGTTTTAAGAACAATTACGACACCTCATTACAGCATTGAGTTTCTTCTTAGAAAGCACAATGGTCTGGTCCTTCTCGGGTGATCAGCAGTCTCCCTAGCCTTCTCCCTCAGGGGAGTGAAGGTGAAACTGGTTTAGCCAGTTGGTCAAATGGGCCTCGTGAGCCACAGTGACGCGGCAGGTTAGCGTTGTGGTGAGATTAAGTACTTGTAATCTGTCTGTCGACCCATTGTGTTGGTTCGTCTAGACAGGGTTTTTCTTGTAGAAGGCTGCACCCCATTTCTTCTGCGTGTGAAGCTAATGGAGCTTGCTCTGGGTTGTTATTATTAACCCAACACAGGAGAGAGAGGCTACGTGGCAGAGGAACCATATGTACATGAAGGAATGGACATGTAGTACTGCTGGTGGTAATGGACTGCGTTTGGATCATTCACcttcccatacacacacacacacacacacacacacacacacacacacacacacatttggtctTCATTCAAATCAGTTTCTCCCCATTAACTTTTTCCAGCTCTGGGAAAAAAAGTTTGCATTTTCTTGCTGGGTCTTGCACAGATCCAGTCTAGCAGTACCAGGATGGCACGGAGGAGAACCGGCCACCGCCGTCACTAGAGGACATGTCTGTTTCTAACCGACTAAAACTGAGAAGAATGTAGGCGGAACGCAGGGTTTAGAGTGTCTAATGTCCTCCCTTTTGTTCTTGAGCGTCCCCTTTGAGTTTCCATCATGGCCGTCCCTCAGGCTGCCAGCCTGTGTGTGCTACCGCAGCTCTGTCTCAAGGGGGCGGCGGAGAGGCGGCCGTCTGTGGTCTGGGCGAGGATGCGGTCTCTGCCCCATCCGTAGGGGTCCCTCCAGCCTGGTCCGCTAACCGCCTCACTCTGCTCCGTTTGTGTCGGTAGGAGCCTGAGCAGCGTGCTGAGCAGTGTTGGTGGTGTGAAACGAGCTAGTAAGTCTTGATTTGAAG is a window of Brachyhypopomus gauderio isolate BG-103 chromosome 14, BGAUD_0.2, whole genome shotgun sequence DNA encoding:
- the rwdd gene encoding RWD domain-containing protein 4 encodes the protein MTANEDQEMELEALRSIYEGDDCFKELGPVSFQFMVGNHNESNSFLLDVSWPETYPETAPQISLDAFFNNRISLETKQLIMSKLYEQVEVNLGTAMMYTLFEWAKENQTTLMENHQPAVSAVTLTSSSDANSPVSVIKKKEKKEQLTKAQKRKMIGRTDNKGELPRGWNWVDVIKVVCVLVTLSLYALVLFKLNCQLNAQMLTACSVFLCCYVAVA